The following are encoded together in the Saccharospirillaceae bacterium genome:
- a CDS encoding insulinase family protein has product MLSPRYWTFLLIVFAAIVFSMYKKLNQPDLIVSPSDAYDYRYLELDNGLRTLLVQTPDSEKAAAAVSVEVGSGDDPKGREGLAHFLEHMLFLGTEPFPDAGEYQAYISRNGGSHNAFTAYGQTTYFFDINNRDMKGALDRFAPFFISPTFDEQFVEREKNAVHAEYKSKYKDDFRRVYSAEKQAMNPEHPLASFATGNLDTLSDREGSKIRDELLKFYAEHYSSDRMTLVLAGNYSLDQLEQWAVSHFSDVPKRETQPVKSKAPLFTEGQLPLDMNIEPVKEIRRLQFTFPLPPSKHLYEFKPIQVISNLLGHEGEGSLLEFLKDKGWAESLSAGRSFATDNETTMVVQISLTKKGLLHTEQVTQALMHYIDLLKDKPLPGYLIEEQAQLSELAFRFQEKSRLSDYVVRLSSNLLVYPAHDSIYGDYKWQTISQPTLKPFLDALNSDNMLRTLIAPNVATDIQDPWYETNIRLRPGRYSRQDTETTGLDQMHLPDANPFVPENFELISAANQTIPQALIDEANRSLWYYADTDFKQPKAHVRVLLEQYDIQNSARERVLARLYSRTVNEALNTYSYPAYLAGLSYNLSTTGQGLLLHIGGYQDKLPELLSRILTEMQTIELDEDAFVRYKNSLQRALENQLKGKPYHRTLEELKHWLYEPSFNQQQLLAELASVERQDVLTFAENFHKKLAQEIYIHGNLNEQQAHDMAAMVNQYFPANNQQLSPAELLQAPIGLFQQQLQLDHQDNAFTLYIQGSDSSDRSRASFSLLGQILSAPYYQYMRTEQQLGYIVFATPYPQQTVPALAFIVQSPETAPQQLLQHSETFFKQYEEKLAALTPDEFASFKQGLVNLLLEKPKNLAEKASRFWRELNQHRYQFNTMESIAKEVETLTLDEITTLYKKAISEKQHPWLMMVQGGELQDVAQLSEIERNELARFTLPTAVKKSAADKN; this is encoded by the coding sequence ATGCTGTCACCCCGTTATTGGACCTTTCTACTCATCGTCTTTGCAGCGATCGTCTTTTCTATGTACAAAAAACTGAACCAGCCAGATCTAATCGTTAGTCCATCGGATGCCTACGATTATCGTTATCTCGAGCTGGATAACGGCTTGCGCACATTATTAGTACAAACGCCGGATTCAGAAAAAGCCGCTGCAGCCGTGTCCGTCGAAGTCGGGAGCGGCGATGACCCTAAAGGCCGCGAGGGTCTGGCGCACTTCCTTGAGCATATGCTGTTTCTTGGTACCGAGCCATTTCCCGATGCCGGTGAGTATCAGGCCTATATTTCCCGTAATGGTGGCTCACACAACGCCTTTACAGCTTATGGTCAGACGACCTACTTCTTCGACATCAATAACCGAGACATGAAAGGTGCACTGGATCGTTTTGCACCTTTCTTTATTTCTCCGACGTTTGATGAACAGTTTGTTGAACGGGAAAAAAATGCCGTTCATGCGGAGTATAAGTCAAAATACAAAGACGATTTCCGTCGCGTCTACTCTGCTGAAAAACAGGCAATGAATCCTGAGCATCCTCTGGCTTCTTTTGCCACCGGCAATCTGGATACCCTATCCGATCGCGAAGGCAGTAAAATCCGTGATGAATTATTAAAGTTTTATGCAGAACACTATTCATCAGACCGAATGACGTTGGTTCTTGCCGGCAATTACTCACTTGACCAGTTAGAGCAATGGGCTGTTTCCCATTTCTCCGATGTTCCAAAACGTGAGACTCAACCGGTGAAGTCCAAAGCACCGTTGTTCACTGAAGGCCAGTTACCGCTGGATATGAATATCGAACCGGTAAAGGAAATCCGTCGCCTGCAATTCACTTTCCCGCTACCACCATCAAAACACCTCTATGAATTTAAACCGATTCAGGTCATCAGTAATTTGCTTGGTCATGAAGGGGAAGGCAGTCTGCTGGAGTTTCTGAAAGACAAAGGCTGGGCCGAAAGTTTAAGCGCTGGCCGCTCTTTTGCGACAGATAATGAAACTACGATGGTGGTGCAGATCAGTCTGACAAAAAAAGGCTTGTTGCACACAGAGCAAGTTACCCAAGCGTTGATGCACTATATCGACTTGCTGAAAGACAAGCCGTTACCGGGTTACTTGATTGAAGAACAGGCTCAATTAAGCGAACTGGCCTTTCGGTTCCAGGAAAAAAGCCGTTTATCGGATTATGTAGTGCGCCTGAGCAGCAATTTGTTGGTTTACCCGGCCCACGACAGCATCTACGGTGATTACAAGTGGCAGACTATCAGTCAGCCAACATTAAAACCATTCCTTGATGCTCTGAATTCAGACAATATGTTGCGAACCCTGATTGCACCGAATGTTGCAACGGATATTCAGGACCCTTGGTACGAAACCAATATTCGATTACGTCCTGGTCGTTACAGCCGCCAGGATACTGAGACAACCGGTCTTGATCAGATGCACTTACCGGATGCCAATCCGTTTGTGCCGGAAAACTTCGAGCTGATTAGTGCGGCGAATCAGACAATACCTCAAGCACTGATCGATGAAGCAAACCGCTCATTGTGGTACTACGCCGATACCGATTTTAAACAACCGAAAGCACATGTCAGAGTGTTGCTTGAACAATACGACATACAAAATTCGGCGCGTGAACGCGTTCTGGCACGTCTATACAGCCGCACCGTTAATGAAGCGCTGAATACCTATAGCTACCCAGCCTATCTGGCCGGTTTAAGTTACAACCTGAGTACTACCGGCCAGGGTCTGCTGCTGCATATTGGCGGTTATCAGGATAAGTTACCGGAATTATTGAGCCGCATTCTGACAGAAATGCAAACGATTGAACTGGATGAGGATGCGTTCGTTCGCTACAAAAATTCGCTGCAGCGCGCATTGGAGAATCAGTTAAAAGGCAAACCGTATCACCGCACACTGGAGGAATTGAAGCACTGGTTGTATGAGCCAAGTTTTAATCAGCAACAGCTGCTAGCTGAGCTTGCATCGGTTGAACGCCAGGACGTATTAACGTTTGCTGAAAATTTCCACAAAAAGCTGGCTCAGGAAATTTATATTCACGGGAACCTGAACGAACAGCAGGCACATGATATGGCGGCGATGGTGAATCAGTATTTCCCGGCTAACAACCAACAATTATCTCCGGCAGAACTGCTACAGGCGCCGATTGGTCTGTTCCAGCAACAACTGCAGCTCGATCATCAGGATAATGCCTTTACTCTGTATATTCAGGGGAGTGACAGCAGCGATCGCAGCCGCGCCAGCTTCAGTCTGTTGGGGCAAATTTTATCGGCGCCGTATTATCAGTATATGCGCACCGAACAACAGTTGGGCTACATCGTATTTGCGACTCCTTATCCACAACAAACGGTGCCCGCACTGGCTTTCATTGTTCAGTCTCCGGAAACGGCACCGCAGCAGTTATTGCAGCATAGTGAAACTTTTTTCAAACAATATGAAGAAAAGTTAGCAGCATTAACACCGGATGAGTTTGCCAGCTTTAAGCAGGGATTAGTCAATCTGTTATTGGAAAAACCGAAAAATCTGGCAGAAAAAGCCAGTCGTTTCTGGCGCGAACTGAATCAACACCGTTATCAATTCAATACCATGGAGTCGATTGCTAAAGAAGTTGAAACGCTGACGCTGGATGAGATAACTACGCTGTATAAAAAAGCGATCAGTGAAAAGCAGCATCCATGGCTGATGATGGTTCAGGGTGGCGAATTGCAGGATGTCGCGCAGTTGTCTGAGATCGAACGCAATGAGCTGGCACGTTTTACTCTGCCCACAGCGGTTAAAAAATCAGCAGCCGATAAAAATTAA
- a CDS encoding DUF2282 domain-containing protein: METAIAFSARINDEEQTMNNKRLLSATLAGLASLAAIPAQAVPDTPKAWEKCAGIAKAGMNDCGALDGSHGCAGQAKMDNMDTEWVYVPEGTCEKITGGRVAKVKPAK, from the coding sequence ATGGAAACCGCGATCGCATTCAGCGCTCGCATTAATGATGAGGAACAGACAATGAATAACAAACGATTACTATCAGCCACTCTGGCTGGTCTGGCGTCTCTGGCTGCAATTCCGGCACAAGCAGTGCCCGATACTCCCAAAGCCTGGGAAAAGTGTGCGGGGATTGCAAAGGCAGGTATGAATGACTGTGGCGCACTCGATGGCTCACATGGCTGCGCAGGTCAGGCAAAAATGGACAATATGGACACTGAATGGGTCTACGTTCCTGAAGGTACCTGCGAAAAAATCACCGGGGGTCGTGTTGCTAAAGTAAAACCGGCAAAGTAA
- a CDS encoding response regulator codes for MQWNLLLVDDEVGILQAIRRMLRPEQYTLFEAGNTAEAMEILQEQDIHLMITDFKMPGGDGLSLCRKVRQISPATYRILLSGQVDYPELQQAWRDGDVHRFVAKPWDNLLLTSDIKEGLKQHHLLRKAQLLRHTIQDEQPLLLTDVNWIVRLVNRPMCEALGLNEQQLTGKNLFAPHISAMPVELETEVTLQVEADHSWLGFFNFLQKDQQKVPSWMTVTSVSDQFRVCLCRFVGDDISPPSDFKDELKRYSGSHHLNRLERDAHDSDDTLELLVVSFDPQQVDNKDLSSICYERLQAATNEQFEIYSPQLHVFLILVPAREGIAIAQQRHISDDFQDPIKFRGERLIVQPGVVIEQKRDDRLNWDEWLRQRLGLIPEAMQQEPQKPALRLSEAAKATSPAAPEHQALLLFSQRGELVALKPVQNSSDTEHWSDWLTTMNTAWRASYPGHMTVIFDAQGASLEHCRAYLDAIGHFNIEHDLRSIVILDENQLLCQDNDEQVLRSELHQANCQLFMANFGRSFLNSRQVLSLPIQGVMLAPEFLSNMRHSKSLPQSRRLLHRIHDHDLLIYAPEINVTESLAAAHQSNVDWLSGDVLSRPLSADQLHWFAQ; via the coding sequence ATGCAGTGGAATTTGTTGCTAGTGGATGATGAAGTCGGCATTTTGCAGGCTATTCGCCGCATGCTGAGACCGGAACAATATACTTTGTTCGAGGCAGGTAACACCGCTGAAGCGATGGAAATCCTGCAAGAGCAAGATATTCATCTGATGATTACCGATTTTAAAATGCCGGGGGGCGATGGTCTGAGTCTGTGTCGTAAGGTGCGTCAGATATCCCCGGCAACCTACCGTATTTTGCTGTCAGGACAGGTGGATTATCCGGAATTACAACAAGCCTGGCGTGACGGTGACGTTCACCGCTTTGTCGCTAAGCCCTGGGACAATCTGCTGTTGACCAGCGACATCAAAGAGGGGCTAAAACAACATCACCTGTTGCGCAAAGCCCAGCTACTGCGCCATACGATCCAGGATGAGCAGCCGCTGCTGCTGACTGATGTTAATTGGATTGTGCGCCTGGTAAACCGTCCAATGTGTGAAGCACTGGGGTTAAACGAACAACAGCTGACCGGTAAAAATCTGTTTGCACCTCATATTTCAGCCATGCCGGTTGAATTAGAAACGGAAGTGACGCTGCAGGTTGAGGCAGATCATTCATGGCTCGGCTTTTTTAATTTTCTGCAAAAGGACCAACAGAAGGTCCCGAGCTGGATGACGGTCACTTCCGTAAGCGACCAATTCCGGGTCTGCCTGTGTCGCTTTGTTGGCGACGATATCAGCCCACCATCGGATTTCAAGGATGAACTGAAACGTTACTCCGGTAGCCATCACCTCAACCGCCTGGAGCGTGATGCTCATGATTCCGATGATACTCTCGAGTTACTGGTCGTCAGTTTTGACCCCCAACAGGTTGATAACAAAGACTTGTCTTCTATTTGTTACGAACGTCTGCAAGCTGCGACCAACGAGCAATTCGAAATTTACTCTCCTCAGTTGCATGTCTTCCTGATTCTGGTCCCGGCCCGCGAAGGTATTGCAATCGCCCAGCAGCGCCACATAAGCGATGATTTCCAAGACCCGATCAAATTCCGTGGCGAACGTCTGATCGTTCAACCTGGTGTCGTTATCGAACAAAAACGAGACGACCGACTCAATTGGGACGAATGGTTGCGTCAGAGGCTGGGGTTGATTCCGGAGGCAATGCAACAGGAGCCGCAAAAGCCAGCGTTGCGACTGAGCGAAGCGGCCAAAGCAACCTCACCGGCAGCGCCAGAACACCAGGCACTGCTGTTGTTTAGTCAACGCGGAGAGCTGGTTGCACTGAAGCCTGTTCAGAACAGCAGTGATACGGAACATTGGAGCGACTGGCTGACCACGATGAATACCGCCTGGAGGGCCAGCTACCCTGGACATATGACCGTCATTTTTGACGCTCAGGGGGCTTCTCTCGAACACTGCCGTGCCTACCTTGATGCCATAGGGCATTTCAATATCGAGCATGACCTTCGCAGTATTGTGATCCTCGATGAAAACCAGCTTCTATGTCAGGACAACGATGAACAGGTGTTGCGATCGGAGCTTCATCAAGCCAACTGTCAGCTGTTTATGGCCAACTTTGGACGCAGCTTTCTAAACTCGCGCCAGGTGCTCTCGCTGCCTATTCAAGGGGTAATGCTGGCGCCAGAGTTTTTATCAAACATGCGGCACAGTAAATCACTACCGCAAAGCCGGCGCCTGTTGCACCGTATCCATGATCATGATCTGCTGATTTACGCTCCGGAAATCAATGTCACTGAGAGCCTGGCTGCCGCCCATCAGAGCAATGTTGACTGGCTCAGTGGTGATGTATTGTCTCGTCCACTGAGTGCCGACCAACTGCATTGGTTTGCGCAATAA
- a CDS encoding sigma-70 family RNA polymerase sigma factor, giving the protein MTEHHHNRLLPEELQQLFQYAMVLCQQTDDAQDLLQSAVERYLLAIRRGHSITNKMAYLRSTIRNRFIDSYRHQQRWPNESFEEQQDYDISPVDIEQLHIEQQILQQVWQTLAPKDRDILYHWAVLGHTTDEACEILNMPRGSFLSRIHRLRKRCEQLQHAMNKPTSGNYQHTCGGHGE; this is encoded by the coding sequence ATGACTGAACATCATCACAACCGACTGCTACCAGAAGAGCTGCAACAGCTATTTCAATACGCAATGGTATTATGCCAACAGACGGATGATGCCCAGGACCTGCTTCAATCAGCGGTGGAACGTTATCTGTTAGCAATACGTCGTGGACATTCCATAACTAATAAAATGGCTTATCTTCGCAGCACTATCCGTAATCGATTTATTGATTCATATCGACATCAGCAGCGGTGGCCCAACGAATCCTTTGAAGAACAGCAGGACTACGATATTTCACCGGTCGATATCGAGCAGCTTCATATCGAGCAACAAATTCTTCAGCAAGTATGGCAAACACTGGCGCCTAAGGATCGGGATATTCTGTACCACTGGGCTGTCCTGGGTCATACCACAGACGAGGCCTGCGAAATTCTGAATATGCCCCGTGGTAGCTTCCTGTCGAGAATTCATCGCTTGCGTAAACGCTGCGAGCAACTGCAGCATGCAATGAATAAACCGACCAGTGGCAATTACCAACACACCTGTGGAGGACATGGCGAATGA
- a CDS encoding DUF692 domain-containing protein has protein sequence MVSVNNTRITAAEGVGLGLRIPHLSYILQHRPAINWFEVPVCNFLRAPFNRDLLHQISAHYPLSFHGVSLNLGGSDQLNQEYLSALKRAVDEFQPALVSEHACFTAHQGQHFHDLLPVPYTQQGVKHFVDRLDQVQNVLGRKILIENVSRYCAYPESEMSEAEFLAAICHHSGCGLVLDLNNIYVNQMNFPKDTHLSLEHFIRHIPLDSIGELHLAGHSRQGEYLVDTHGSEICDPVWDLYSDFLKYWRSNSTKQHRTKTAPPCLIEWDNNLPTFSVLQQQGEKAQLLMESTLNRSTPVENNRFRNDRIKDNHQDNAARELLL, from the coding sequence ATGGTAAGCGTCAACAACACCCGGATAACCGCTGCAGAGGGCGTAGGCTTAGGCCTGCGTATTCCTCATTTAAGTTATATATTGCAACACCGCCCTGCCATTAACTGGTTTGAAGTGCCGGTCTGCAATTTTCTGAGAGCACCGTTCAATCGTGATTTATTGCATCAGATCAGCGCTCATTATCCACTCAGTTTTCATGGTGTGAGTCTGAATCTCGGTGGCAGTGACCAACTGAACCAGGAATATTTATCCGCGCTGAAACGGGCCGTTGATGAATTTCAACCGGCACTGGTTTCTGAACACGCTTGCTTTACCGCGCATCAAGGACAGCATTTTCATGATTTGCTACCGGTTCCCTACACCCAACAAGGCGTAAAACACTTTGTGGACCGCCTTGATCAGGTACAAAATGTTCTCGGCCGGAAAATTCTGATTGAGAATGTCTCACGCTATTGTGCTTACCCTGAAAGCGAGATGAGTGAGGCCGAGTTTCTCGCAGCCATTTGCCACCACAGTGGCTGTGGACTGGTGCTTGATCTCAACAATATCTATGTCAATCAAATGAACTTTCCCAAAGACACTCACTTATCGCTGGAACATTTCATCCGGCATATTCCCTTAGACAGCATCGGTGAACTGCACCTGGCCGGTCATAGCCGCCAAGGGGAATATCTGGTGGATACTCACGGCAGCGAAATTTGTGATCCGGTCTGGGATCTCTATAGCGACTTTCTCAAATACTGGCGCAGCAACAGCACCAAACAGCATCGAACCAAAACCGCTCCGCCCTGTCTGATTGAATGGGACAATAACTTACCGACGTTTTCGGTACTGCAACAACAAGGTGAAAAAGCGCAATTGCTGATGGAAAGTACTTTGAACAGAAGCACCCCGGTTGAAAACAACAGGTTTAGAAACGACCGGATCAAAGACAACCACCAAGACAATGCCGCCAGGGAGCTTTTATTGTGA
- a CDS encoding TIGR03545 family protein, producing MKQWIRWSGLIGFVVTLAGLMAFLLFAAGPIIKSSIEHFGSQAAGAKVSVEDVHVSLSPLGVTLDNLEIADADKPMENLIQLDQAVAQLELAPVLLGKGIVKDLSVNNLQFNTPRSESGKLEITDEMDSDTHDSETNADGADGAAKDSSPSIASVPSVDEILAREPLKTEQAGQDVQQAFDDSKASIDQATAAVPDSKQLARYEDELKALLSTDIKSLDDFKQRKQQLDALKKQFRQDKDAVSQAKAVISNSRRELAEKLSELKKAPGQDVATIKGKYQFDAQGAANLSALLFGNEAGEWANKALYWYEKVKPYLASDEEEVADASTSAAAQRSTGRFIHFPSDDPWPEFLIRKATMSAPMLGGSLEINALDMTHQQDVLGRPAHITLQGQQLTDIEDLNIDVVLDHRQGINRDNVTLTVKDWTVRDINLGIAGSKLDSALFQVQGLAVVSSGTLQAQADAQVSQAQFGGQGKTSFAKETNLALAKINQFNINAKANGSITSPDVELGSDLDKRLNQAFKQRLKDKQNELERKLEKRLQEKMQSYLGDYSDDLQQLNSLDNSLDEKTAELQKMADSKLKDFEAQQRAKAQAKAKAEEEKAKRKLEAEKRKADEKAKKKQKELERKAKEKLKSLF from the coding sequence ATGAAACAGTGGATTCGCTGGTCAGGATTAATCGGATTTGTGGTCACTCTGGCAGGGTTGATGGCTTTTTTATTATTTGCCGCAGGACCCATTATTAAAAGCAGCATAGAGCACTTTGGCAGTCAGGCGGCCGGAGCAAAAGTCAGTGTTGAAGATGTTCATGTCAGTTTGAGCCCTTTGGGAGTGACGCTCGATAATCTGGAAATTGCTGATGCTGATAAGCCGATGGAGAACCTGATTCAGCTTGATCAGGCTGTTGCTCAACTGGAACTGGCCCCCGTGTTATTGGGCAAGGGCATTGTAAAAGATTTGTCGGTTAATAATCTGCAGTTTAATACCCCTCGTTCAGAATCGGGAAAGCTGGAGATCACTGATGAAATGGATAGCGACACACACGACAGCGAAACAAACGCTGATGGCGCTGATGGCGCTGCGAAGGATTCGTCACCGTCTATTGCCAGCGTTCCTTCGGTTGATGAGATTCTGGCACGTGAACCACTTAAGACGGAACAGGCTGGTCAAGATGTCCAGCAGGCATTCGACGACAGCAAAGCATCGATTGATCAGGCAACAGCTGCGGTTCCGGATAGCAAACAGCTGGCGCGTTATGAGGACGAATTAAAGGCGTTGTTGTCTACCGATATCAAATCACTGGATGACTTCAAGCAGCGCAAACAACAGTTGGATGCGCTGAAGAAACAATTCCGACAGGACAAAGATGCGGTATCGCAAGCGAAAGCGGTGATCAGTAACAGCCGCCGCGAGCTTGCCGAAAAATTGAGCGAACTAAAGAAAGCACCGGGACAGGACGTCGCGACAATTAAAGGTAAATATCAGTTTGATGCTCAGGGAGCAGCAAATCTGAGCGCACTGTTGTTCGGTAACGAGGCTGGTGAATGGGCGAACAAGGCGCTGTACTGGTATGAGAAAGTGAAACCGTATCTGGCTTCTGACGAAGAAGAGGTCGCAGATGCCAGTACGTCGGCTGCGGCACAGCGTTCGACGGGACGTTTTATTCATTTTCCATCGGATGATCCATGGCCAGAATTCCTGATTCGCAAAGCCACGATGAGCGCCCCGATGTTGGGGGGATCACTGGAAATTAATGCGCTGGATATGACTCACCAGCAAGACGTGCTTGGCCGTCCTGCGCACATTACTCTGCAGGGACAGCAGCTGACGGATATCGAAGACCTGAATATCGATGTGGTGCTGGATCACCGGCAGGGAATAAACCGCGATAACGTTACCCTGACGGTGAAAGACTGGACGGTGCGTGATATTAACTTAGGCATCGCTGGCAGCAAGCTCGACAGCGCTTTGTTTCAGGTGCAAGGACTGGCCGTTGTTTCTTCAGGAACTCTTCAGGCGCAAGCCGATGCGCAAGTTTCACAGGCGCAGTTTGGTGGACAAGGGAAAACCAGCTTTGCCAAAGAAACAAATCTGGCACTGGCGAAGATTAATCAATTCAATATTAATGCGAAGGCAAATGGCAGCATCACTTCCCCCGATGTTGAATTGGGTTCCGATCTGGATAAGCGATTGAATCAGGCATTTAAGCAGCGCCTAAAAGATAAGCAAAATGAACTGGAAAGGAAACTGGAAAAACGGTTACAGGAAAAAATGCAGTCTTACCTCGGCGATTATTCAGATGACCTGCAACAGCTGAACTCGCTAGATAATTCGCTTGATGAAAAAACGGCCGAACTGCAAAAGATGGCAGACAGTAAACTTAAAGATTTCGAGGCTCAGCAGCGTGCTAAAGCGCAAGCAAAGGCCAAAGCTGAGGAGGAAAAAGCAAAGCGGAAACTGGAAGCCGAAAAACGCAAAGCCGACGAGAAAGCAAAGAAAAAACAGAAAGAGCTGGAGCGCAAAGCCAAAGAAAAGCTGAAAAGTCTGTTTTGA
- a CDS encoding DNA-binding domain-containing protein produces MSVAYQQSLDQFCQQTLAQHPVYANNQRASHYQALANNLPLTHHLCGDDDFYALAECFRQHNDQHHWDINTHGEQFPLLLDHQQYGVKADSKDWSLLSQVATFEYQLIALYYQQKTACMQQSLPHAEQLLPALQHFHPYLDISAAGQRNTCFDLIYHLTDDHFSIRVRDSVMADCSHD; encoded by the coding sequence GTGAGCGTCGCTTACCAACAGAGCCTGGATCAATTTTGTCAGCAGACGTTGGCGCAGCATCCGGTGTATGCCAATAATCAACGGGCAAGCCATTATCAGGCGCTGGCAAATAATCTGCCACTGACTCACCACCTGTGTGGTGATGACGACTTTTATGCTCTGGCCGAATGTTTTCGACAGCATAACGACCAGCATCACTGGGATATTAATACCCACGGTGAACAGTTCCCGTTATTGCTCGACCATCAGCAATACGGTGTCAAAGCCGATAGCAAAGACTGGTCATTACTCAGCCAGGTGGCAACGTTCGAATATCAGCTGATTGCTCTGTATTACCAGCAAAAAACCGCTTGTATGCAACAATCTCTGCCTCACGCCGAGCAGTTATTGCCCGCATTGCAACATTTTCATCCTTACCTCGATATCAGCGCAGCCGGCCAGCGGAACACGTGTTTTGATTTGATTTACCACCTCACCGATGATCATTTCAGTATCCGGGTCAGGGACTCAGTAATGGCTGACTGTTCACATGACTGA
- a CDS encoding SDR family oxidoreductase, which yields MTQTAFITGAASGIGKATAEALYHRGWSLALADINLVALQQQTEDWDQQRVCCYALDVTNIDQCQQSVNEFVQQHGQQLNLLLNSAGILQIDRFEEISNQRHQQIININVTGVINCCQAAFPYLKHTENAVVINMSSASATYGVPMLASYSASKFAVRGLTEGLRIEWEEHGIKVCDVMPPFVNTHMLQSQQSSAPVLEKLGVHIGANDVVSEILKQIEQPKTHRAVSLQFKVAYFFSELLPTRITGGIMRLLHRG from the coding sequence ATGACACAAACCGCATTTATTACCGGTGCCGCTTCCGGTATTGGTAAAGCCACAGCAGAAGCTTTGTATCACCGTGGCTGGTCACTGGCATTGGCAGATATCAACCTGGTTGCTCTGCAGCAACAAACTGAGGATTGGGATCAACAACGGGTTTGTTGCTACGCATTGGATGTGACCAATATCGATCAATGCCAGCAAAGCGTCAATGAATTTGTTCAACAGCACGGCCAACAACTGAATCTGTTGCTTAATAGCGCCGGTATTTTGCAAATAGATCGCTTCGAAGAAATCAGCAACCAGCGGCATCAGCAGATTATCAATATTAACGTAACGGGCGTGATTAACTGCTGCCAGGCCGCCTTTCCTTATCTCAAGCACACCGAAAATGCCGTGGTGATTAATATGAGCTCAGCTTCGGCAACCTATGGTGTTCCTATGCTGGCTTCTTATTCGGCATCCAAATTTGCGGTCCGTGGCCTCACCGAAGGCTTGAGAATCGAATGGGAAGAGCACGGTATTAAAGTCTGTGATGTGATGCCACCGTTTGTGAATACGCATATGCTGCAATCGCAACAAAGCTCAGCGCCGGTATTGGAGAAACTGGGTGTACATATCGGTGCCAACGACGTCGTATCGGAAATTCTCAAGCAAATTGAACAACCAAAAACCCACCGTGCCGTTAGCCTGCAGTTCAAAGTTGCCTACTTCTTCAGCGAACTGCTACCAACGCGTATCACTGGCGGAATTATGCGATTATTGCATCGAGGCTGA